In one Bosea sp. RAC05 genomic region, the following are encoded:
- a CDS encoding DMT family transporter: protein MFSHWFFLLAAIAVEIVATAALKSVVSAPWLVAFLPLALIGLSFALLSIALRVIPLAVAYAVWEGLGIVGIAVVGHLLFGEHLTAERIVALAAILAGILLLERGVGDAPVRTAQGRPA, encoded by the coding sequence ATGTTTTCCCATTGGTTCTTCCTGCTCGCGGCCATCGCCGTCGAGATCGTCGCGACGGCCGCGCTGAAATCCGTCGTGTCCGCACCCTGGCTCGTGGCGTTCCTGCCGCTGGCCCTGATCGGCCTGTCCTTCGCCCTGCTCTCGATCGCGCTGCGGGTCATTCCGCTCGCCGTCGCCTATGCGGTCTGGGAGGGGCTCGGCATCGTCGGCATCGCTGTCGTCGGCCATCTCCTGTTCGGCGAGCATCTGACGGCGGAGCGGATCGTCGCCCTGGCGGCGATCCTGGCCGGCATCCTCCTGCTGGAGCGTGGCGTCGGTGACGCCCCGGTCCGCACGGCGCAGGGGAGGCCGGCATGA
- the mdtI gene encoding multidrug/spermidine efflux SMR transporter subunit MdtI — protein sequence MTSALLPQTLALAWLALAVVLEVLGSCLLKLSDGMRRRLPGLAGIALVIGAFAALAQAIRGMDLSVAYAVWGGAGLVITAIIGALVFGQRIRPTGWAGIALVLVGVVSLKLL from the coding sequence ATGACCTCCGCCCTGCTGCCGCAGACGCTCGCTCTCGCCTGGCTCGCCTTGGCGGTCGTGCTCGAGGTTCTCGGCTCCTGCCTGCTCAAGCTCTCCGACGGCATGCGCCGGCGCCTGCCGGGGCTGGCCGGCATCGCGCTGGTGATCGGCGCCTTCGCCGCGCTCGCCCAGGCGATCCGCGGCATGGACCTGTCCGTCGCCTATGCGGTCTGGGGTGGCGCCGGGCTGGTGATCACCGCGATCATCGGCGCGCTGGTCTTCGGCCAGCGCATCCGGCCCACAGGCTGGGCGGGGATCGCCCTCGTGCTCGTCGGTGTCGTCTCGCTTAAGCTGCTCTGA
- a CDS encoding glycosyltransferase — protein sequence MTDAPRLRILHVFRAPLGGLFRHAIDLARGQAERGHAVGIFCDSTTGGRRADEVFAELSGQLSLGITRVPMSRYPSVTDARAQISAMRLRSKLDPDIVHCHGSKGGVYGRVPALVSPGRRYVTAYTPHGGSFNYKPGGTEHKVYMAVERLLERATDMFLFESRFIAGRFEAYIGHMPATDHRIVLNGISDPEFEPIDHSEATFDLVYLGELRSAKGIDTLIEALSLLKTRDGITPRMLIVGSGPDEAELRALTVSRGIADQCVFEPPGPIRKALSRAQVMVVPSRAESLPYVVLEAAAAAQPLVSTDVGGINEIYGPRHRHRLIQPNDPLVMADAIGRALAAPEADRHAEASDLAAHVRDTFRLAPMIDGVTAAYRDALARRRGA from the coding sequence ATGACGGACGCACCGCGCCTGCGGATCCTGCATGTCTTCCGGGCGCCGCTCGGCGGGCTGTTTCGCCATGCCATCGATCTCGCCAGGGGCCAGGCCGAGCGCGGCCACGCGGTCGGCATCTTCTGCGATTCGACGACCGGTGGGCGCCGCGCCGACGAGGTCTTCGCGGAGCTCTCGGGCCAGCTCTCTCTGGGAATCACGCGCGTGCCGATGTCGCGCTATCCGAGCGTCACCGATGCGCGCGCGCAGATCAGCGCGATGCGCCTGCGCAGCAAGCTCGATCCCGACATCGTCCATTGCCACGGCTCCAAGGGCGGGGTGTATGGACGGGTTCCCGCGCTCGTCAGCCCCGGGCGGCGCTATGTCACGGCCTACACGCCCCATGGCGGCAGCTTCAACTACAAGCCCGGCGGCACCGAGCATAAGGTCTACATGGCGGTGGAGCGGCTGCTCGAGCGCGCCACAGACATGTTCCTTTTCGAGAGCCGGTTCATCGCCGGGCGCTTCGAGGCCTATATCGGCCACATGCCGGCGACGGACCACCGCATCGTCCTCAACGGCATCTCCGACCCCGAATTCGAGCCGATCGACCACAGCGAGGCGACCTTCGACCTCGTCTATCTCGGCGAATTGCGCTCGGCCAAGGGCATCGACACGCTGATCGAGGCGCTCAGCCTGCTGAAGACCCGCGACGGAATCACGCCGCGCATGCTGATCGTCGGCTCGGGCCCCGACGAGGCGGAACTGCGGGCGCTGACGGTCTCGCGCGGGATCGCCGACCAGTGCGTCTTCGAGCCCCCGGGTCCGATCCGCAAGGCCCTGTCGCGCGCGCAGGTCATGGTCGTGCCCTCGCGCGCCGAATCCCTGCCCTATGTCGTGCTCGAGGCGGCGGCGGCGGCCCAGCCGCTCGTCTCGACGGATGTCGGCGGGATCAACGAGATCTACGGGCCGCGCCATCGCCACCGGCTGATCCAGCCGAACGATCCGCTCGTCATGGCCGACGCGATCGGCCGGGCGCTGGCGGCACCGGAGGCGGATCGTCACGCGGAGGCGAGCGATCTCGCCGCCCATGTCCGCGACACGTTCCGGCTCGCCCCGATGATCGACGGCGTCACCGCCGCCTATCGCGATGCGCTGGCCAGGCGCCGGGGCGCCTGA
- a CDS encoding polysaccharide biosynthesis/export family protein — protein MSRRLASLALAVAMTAGACAPRVGPSDYALAQPSGPYRLATGDRLRIIVFGQDNLSNIYAVDGSGRIAMPLIDAVEAQGRTTRELERAIEAKLRAGYLREPKVSVEVDTYRPFFVLGEVTNSGQFPYVPGMTVQTAVAIAGGFTPRGQRSYAEVTRQIEDQLVTASVPITYAVQPGDTIVIKERWF, from the coding sequence ATGAGTCGACGTCTCGCTTCCCTCGCTCTGGCCGTCGCCATGACGGCGGGCGCCTGCGCGCCGCGCGTCGGCCCGTCCGACTACGCGCTGGCCCAGCCGAGCGGCCCCTACCGTCTCGCGACAGGCGACCGCCTGCGCATCATCGTCTTCGGGCAGGACAACCTCTCCAACATCTATGCGGTCGATGGCTCGGGCCGGATCGCGATGCCGCTGATCGACGCCGTGGAGGCGCAGGGGCGCACGACGCGCGAGCTGGAGCGCGCGATCGAGGCCAAGCTGCGGGCCGGCTATCTGCGGGAGCCGAAGGTTTCGGTGGAGGTCGACACCTACCGCCCCTTCTTCGTGCTCGGCGAGGTCACCAATTCCGGCCAGTTCCCCTACGTGCCGGGCATGACCGTGCAGACCGCGGTCGCCATCGCCGGCGGCTTCACGCCACGGGGGCAGCGCTCCTATGCCGAGGTGACGCGCCAGATCGAGGACCAGCTCGTCACCGCGAGCGTTCCGATCACCTATGCGGTCCAGCCCGGCGACACCATCGTCATCAAGGAACGCTGGTTCTGA
- a CDS encoding GumC family protein, whose translation MTAHTESHVRDDLREPAARDDGRGDMLDLTALWAAIKRRRAWIIGPTLAALGLSFVAVNLVTPRYTGEARILLENRGTFFTLPGQPSTDSVGQFDAEAVQSQVQIIMSRDLAREAIKRIGLVGNPEFDSGAGALNALRKIGVLIGLGGHPADRSPEDRVLEKYYDRLLVYPVGRSRIVAVEFTSQDPALAAKGANIIANAYLELQEAAKQDSARSASSWLSTTIEPLRQRLSEAEAKVEAFRSRNGLLVGANNTTINAQQLGDLSTQLSAARSQQAEAQAKAGLIRDAIKQGRTFEIPDVANNELVRRLIEQRVNLRAQIALESRNLLSEHPRIKELNAQLADLEGQLRAAAERTVRTLENEAKIAGQRVESFTAALDGQKKSVSTGNDSEVQLRALEREARTLREQLEQYMLRYREAVARDTQNATPADARVISRAIEPTEPSFPKKLPTVLVVTLATFLTALATVVSRELLNGQRDQAPSQPRRTPGWVGGAGTGAHRSEESQAEARRERVAGLLTHGGRLGQITLDLARPEQTLADLAERIDEPPRGMAPMVLVLDGSGEGATTPHDLADLLSQRCRCIIVDLAADEGRGEPGFSELLAGEALFSDIITRKPGSRLHRIGPGRAGRDAVLAAPDLVEVALDALCETYDWVFVAAASSDEAQVLGPLAKRAQGGLVMAGQLGNGHAVEAAYRLSDLTRAPVTLMLDAPEPARMGELRERDPAPL comes from the coding sequence ATGACCGCTCACACCGAGAGCCACGTCAGGGATGATCTGCGCGAGCCGGCCGCACGCGACGACGGCCGCGGCGACATGCTCGATCTCACGGCGCTCTGGGCAGCGATCAAGCGCCGCCGCGCCTGGATCATCGGGCCGACGCTGGCGGCGCTGGGCCTGTCCTTCGTCGCGGTCAATCTGGTGACGCCCCGCTACACCGGCGAGGCCCGCATTCTGCTGGAGAATCGCGGCACCTTCTTCACGCTGCCCGGCCAGCCCTCGACCGACAGCGTCGGGCAGTTCGACGCGGAGGCCGTGCAGAGCCAGGTCCAGATCATCATGTCGCGCGATCTGGCGCGCGAGGCGATCAAGCGCATCGGCCTCGTCGGCAATCCGGAGTTCGATTCCGGTGCCGGCGCGCTCAACGCGCTGCGCAAGATCGGCGTCCTGATCGGGCTCGGCGGCCATCCGGCCGATCGCTCGCCCGAGGATCGCGTGCTGGAGAAGTACTACGACAGGCTGCTGGTTTACCCTGTCGGGCGCTCGCGCATCGTCGCGGTCGAGTTCACCTCGCAGGACCCCGCGCTCGCCGCCAAGGGCGCCAACATCATCGCCAACGCCTATCTCGAGCTGCAGGAGGCCGCCAAGCAGGATTCCGCCCGCAGCGCTTCCTCCTGGCTCTCGACCACGATCGAGCCGCTGCGCCAGCGCTTGAGCGAGGCCGAGGCCAAGGTCGAGGCGTTCCGCTCGCGCAACGGGCTGCTCGTCGGCGCCAACAACACCACGATCAACGCCCAGCAGCTCGGCGACCTCTCGACCCAGCTTTCCGCCGCCCGCAGCCAGCAGGCCGAGGCGCAGGCCAAGGCCGGCCTGATCCGCGACGCGATCAAGCAGGGCCGCACCTTCGAGATCCCCGATGTCGCCAACAACGAGCTGGTGCGGCGCCTGATCGAGCAGCGCGTCAATCTGCGCGCGCAGATCGCGCTCGAATCGCGCAACCTCCTCTCCGAGCATCCGCGCATCAAGGAGCTCAACGCCCAGCTCGCCGATCTCGAGGGCCAGCTGCGGGCCGCCGCCGAGCGCACCGTCAGGACGCTGGAGAACGAGGCCAAGATCGCCGGCCAGCGCGTCGAGAGCTTCACCGCCGCCCTCGACGGGCAGAAAAAGAGCGTGTCGACCGGCAATGACAGCGAGGTCCAGCTGCGCGCGCTGGAGCGCGAGGCGCGGACGCTGCGCGAGCAGCTCGAGCAGTACATGCTGCGCTATCGCGAGGCCGTGGCCCGCGACACCCAGAACGCCACGCCCGCCGATGCCCGCGTCATCTCGCGCGCCATCGAGCCGACCGAGCCCTCCTTCCCCAAGAAGCTGCCGACCGTGCTGGTCGTGACGCTGGCGACCTTCCTCACCGCGCTCGCCACCGTGGTCTCGCGCGAACTCCTGAACGGGCAGCGCGACCAGGCCCCGAGCCAGCCGCGGCGCACCCCGGGCTGGGTGGGTGGCGCCGGCACCGGCGCGCATCGCAGCGAGGAATCGCAGGCCGAGGCCCGTCGCGAGCGGGTGGCGGGCCTGCTCACCCATGGCGGACGGCTGGGACAGATCACGCTCGACCTCGCCCGTCCCGAGCAGACGCTCGCCGATCTCGCCGAGCGCATCGACGAGCCGCCCCGCGGCATGGCGCCGATGGTGCTCGTGCTCGACGGGTCGGGGGAGGGCGCGACCACGCCGCACGACCTCGCCGATCTGCTGTCGCAGCGCTGCCGCTGCATCATCGTCGATCTCGCGGCCGATGAGGGCCGCGGCGAGCCGGGCTTCTCCGAGCTCCTGGCGGGCGAGGCGTTGTTCTCCGACATCATCACCCGCAAGCCCGGCTCGCGGCTGCACCGCATCGGGCCGGGTCGCGCCGGCCGCGACGCGGTCCTGGCGGCGCCGGACCTCGTCGAGGTCGCGCTGGATGCGCTCTGCGAGACCTATGACTGGGTCTTCGTCGCCGCTGCCTCCAGCGACGAGGCGCAGGTCCTCGGCCCCCTGGCGAAGCGCGCCCAGGGCGGGCTCGTGATGGCCGGCCAGCTTGGCAACGGCCATGCCGTCGAGGCGGCCTATCGCCTGTCGGACCTGACCCGCGCGCCGGTCACCCTGATGCTGGACGCGCCCGAGCCGGCCCGCATGGGCGAGCTGCGCGAGCGCGACCCGGCGCCGCTCTGA
- a CDS encoding GNAT family N-acetyltransferase → MSALVEPSPSAPTHRRTDAPVTRAPDAAKSWSSLSVVDEIAALADEWRALEDRALVTPYQAYGWVRPFTDTVGAAERMAFRHAVLRDAGGAALAILPLVITRRSGIRFAEFIGGKHANYHMGIYDPAFAAGLDAAGARLMLAEIGAAIGGLDAFIFVNQPMQWQGVPNPLAQLAGGPSPSGAYKLALVPGDGEGSLRRSMSSHAHKKLKNKRNRFVTYGPSEMVRARTPAEIARVIDAFLRQKAARFAMMGIADPFAPPAVRRFLERGAQAEGDRPPVLELYSLDVAGQSVATYVGAVQAGRFSGMATSFAMDSEVAKTSPGEILLVDLIRLKSREGITVFDLGVGEARYKTTICDERDDLVDSFLPLTARGHAFALFSRAKREAKRRIKASPVALKLAHRVSGWLSRGRKPAADE, encoded by the coding sequence ATGTCAGCGCTCGTCGAACCCAGTCCCTCCGCTCCGACGCATCGCCGCACGGACGCGCCGGTCACGCGCGCGCCGGACGCCGCGAAGAGCTGGTCCAGCCTGTCGGTGGTCGACGAGATCGCCGCGCTCGCAGACGAGTGGCGCGCGCTGGAAGACCGCGCCCTGGTGACGCCCTATCAGGCCTATGGCTGGGTGCGGCCCTTCACTGACACGGTCGGCGCCGCCGAGCGCATGGCCTTCCGCCATGCCGTGCTGCGCGATGCCGGCGGGGCCGCGCTGGCGATCCTGCCGCTGGTCATCACCCGCCGCAGCGGCATCCGCTTCGCCGAGTTCATCGGCGGCAAGCACGCCAACTACCATATGGGAATCTACGACCCCGCCTTCGCCGCCGGTCTCGACGCCGCGGGCGCGCGGCTCATGCTGGCCGAGATCGGGGCGGCCATCGGCGGGCTCGACGCCTTCATCTTCGTCAACCAGCCGATGCAGTGGCAGGGCGTGCCCAACCCGCTGGCGCAGCTCGCCGGCGGCCCCAGCCCGAGCGGCGCCTACAAGCTCGCCCTCGTGCCGGGCGATGGCGAGGGCTCGCTGCGGCGCTCGATGAGCAGCCACGCCCACAAGAAGCTCAAGAACAAGCGCAACCGCTTCGTGACTTACGGCCCCTCCGAAATGGTGCGGGCCCGTACGCCGGCCGAGATCGCCCGCGTGATCGACGCCTTCCTCCGGCAGAAAGCCGCCCGCTTTGCGATGATGGGCATCGCCGACCCCTTCGCGCCGCCGGCCGTGCGCCGCTTCCTGGAGCGCGGCGCGCAGGCGGAGGGGGACCGGCCGCCGGTGCTGGAGCTCTATTCGCTCGACGTCGCCGGGCAGTCGGTCGCGACTTATGTCGGGGCGGTCCAGGCCGGGCGCTTCTCCGGCATGGCGACCTCCTTCGCCATGGACAGCGAGGTCGCGAAGACGAGCCCGGGCGAGATCCTGCTGGTCGACCTGATCCGGCTGAAATCGCGCGAGGGCATCACCGTCTTCGATCTCGGCGTCGGGGAAGCCCGCTACAAGACGACGATCTGCGACGAGCGCGACGACCTCGTCGACAGCTTCCTGCCGCTGACCGCCAGGGGCCATGCCTTCGCGCTGTTCAGCCGGGCCAAGCGCGAGGCGAAGCGGCGCATCAAGGCGTCCCCCGTCGCGCTGAAGCTCGCCCACCGCGTCTCGGGCTGGCTCAGCCGCGGGCGCAAGCCCGCCGCCGACGAGTAG
- a CDS encoding polysaccharide deacetylase family protein: protein MNLRHLVFSAVFKAIAATGADRWGRGLAQGRGVILTLHHVRPQSAGGFRPNGLLEITPDFLDRTLALIRAEGYDLVSLDEALARLAAPRPGRFFVALTFDDGYRDNVEHAWPVLAKHAAPWTLFVTPGFADRTARLWWLELEEALRALPALSLALPDGPFTARTDSDTDKQRAFEALYWRLRKQPEAILLSAISDLMAQAGIDSAALVDRECLPWETLRALAGAPGVTIGAHTLTHPMLARHDEAFARAEITDSQTRLEAQLGLPIRHFAYPVGDPTSAGPREFALAKAAGFASAVTTRPGHLFAEHADHLHALPRVSLNGLHQSEAAVKALLSGLPFWLWNRGRRVNVG from the coding sequence ATGAACCTGCGCCACCTTGTCTTCTCCGCCGTCTTCAAGGCGATCGCGGCCACGGGCGCCGACCGCTGGGGCAGGGGCCTCGCGCAAGGCCGCGGCGTGATCCTGACGCTGCACCATGTCCGGCCGCAGAGCGCGGGCGGCTTCCGGCCCAATGGCCTGCTCGAGATCACGCCCGACTTCCTCGACCGCACGCTCGCCCTGATCCGCGCCGAGGGCTACGATCTGGTGTCACTGGACGAAGCGCTTGCCCGGCTGGCGGCGCCGCGCCCGGGCCGCTTCTTCGTCGCGCTGACCTTCGACGACGGCTATCGCGACAATGTCGAGCACGCCTGGCCGGTGCTGGCGAAACATGCCGCGCCCTGGACGCTCTTCGTCACGCCGGGCTTCGCCGACCGCACGGCGCGGCTCTGGTGGCTGGAGCTGGAGGAGGCGCTTCGCGCGCTGCCGGCGCTCTCGCTCGCCCTGCCGGACGGCCCCTTCACCGCACGGACGGACAGCGACACCGACAAGCAGCGCGCCTTCGAGGCGCTCTACTGGCGTCTGCGCAAACAGCCGGAAGCGATTCTGCTGTCAGCGATTTCCGATCTCATGGCCCAGGCCGGCATCGACTCCGCCGCGCTCGTGGACCGCGAATGCCTGCCCTGGGAGACGCTGCGCGCTTTGGCCGGCGCGCCGGGCGTGACCATCGGCGCCCACACGCTGACGCATCCGATGCTGGCCAGGCATGACGAGGCCTTCGCCCGCGCCGAGATCACCGACAGCCAGACCCGGCTCGAAGCGCAGCTCGGCCTCCCCATCCGCCATTTCGCCTATCCGGTCGGCGACCCGACCTCGGCCGGGCCGCGGGAGTTCGCGCTGGCGAAGGCAGCGGGTTTCGCCAGCGCCGTGACGACCCGGCCTGGGCATCTCTTCGCGGAGCATGCCGACCATCTCCACGCCTTGCCGCGCGTCTCGCTCAACGGCCTGCACCAGAGCGAGGCGGCTGTGAAAGCGCTGCTCTCGGGGTTGCCGTTCTGGCTGTGGAACCGGGGGCGGCGGGTGAATGTCGGCTGA
- a CDS encoding DUF2842 domain-containing protein: MRQTHRKLIGTVLILVFVCVYALVAMALAQGRITTAPKLVQTIAYIALGLAWVLPLLPLIKWMERKDRA, from the coding sequence ATGAGACAGACCCACCGCAAGCTGATCGGCACCGTCCTCATCCTCGTCTTCGTCTGCGTCTATGCGCTGGTCGCGATGGCGCTGGCGCAGGGACGCATCACCACGGCGCCGAAGCTCGTCCAGACGATCGCCTATATCGCGCTCGGGCTGGCCTGGGTGCTGCCGCTGCTGCCGCTGATCAAGTGGATGGAGCGGAAGGACCGGGCCTGA
- a CDS encoding COX15/CtaA family protein: MTIALDRALPATAPATSHAGIRRWLWAVAALVFVMVVVGGATRLTGSGLSITEWKPITGALPPLSAETWASEFAKYRASPQYQLLNQGMSLGEFQFIYWWEWGHRQLGRFIGLVYLGGFLVIAALRLLPWRQTLVIFGMGLLLGLQGTIGWIMVASGLQPGMVAVAPVKLTLHLTFAALFFASVVAFATWMTPARRAEPGHGRAVAWLLLALLFGQIALGGLVAGSRAGFVYNTWPLMDGALVPGVETLFVRPAFWENFVDNAALVQFNHRLGAYLLLALALWHMVSLRKIAPGSGGAKRATAILGLTLSQAVLGIVTLLLVVPLWAGLAHQALGFLVLAMGVVHVTRTEAAARG; encoded by the coding sequence GTGACGATCGCCCTCGACCGAGCCCTCCCTGCGACCGCGCCAGCGACCAGCCATGCCGGCATCCGCCGCTGGCTCTGGGCCGTGGCCGCCCTCGTCTTCGTCATGGTCGTCGTCGGCGGCGCGACGCGGCTCACCGGCTCGGGCCTGTCCATCACCGAGTGGAAGCCGATCACCGGCGCCCTGCCGCCGCTCTCGGCCGAGACCTGGGCGAGCGAATTCGCCAAGTACCGCGCCAGCCCGCAATACCAGCTGCTGAACCAGGGCATGAGCCTCGGCGAGTTCCAGTTCATCTACTGGTGGGAATGGGGCCACCGCCAGCTCGGCCGCTTCATCGGCCTGGTCTATCTCGGTGGCTTCCTCGTTATCGCTGCGCTTCGCCTTCTGCCCTGGCGCCAGACGCTGGTGATCTTCGGCATGGGGCTGCTGCTCGGCCTGCAGGGCACGATCGGCTGGATCATGGTCGCCTCGGGGCTCCAGCCCGGCATGGTCGCGGTCGCGCCGGTCAAGCTGACACTGCACCTGACCTTCGCCGCGCTGTTCTTTGCCTCGGTGGTGGCCTTTGCCACCTGGATGACGCCGGCGCGCCGGGCCGAGCCGGGGCATGGACGCGCGGTGGCCTGGCTGCTGCTGGCGTTGCTCTTCGGGCAGATCGCGCTCGGCGGGCTCGTCGCCGGCTCGCGCGCCGGCTTCGTCTACAACACCTGGCCGCTGATGGACGGCGCGCTGGTGCCTGGCGTCGAGACGCTGTTCGTGCGGCCCGCCTTCTGGGAAAACTTCGTCGACAACGCCGCGCTGGTGCAGTTCAACCACCGCCTCGGCGCCTATCTGCTGCTGGCGCTGGCGCTCTGGCACATGGTCTCGCTGCGCAAGATCGCGCCGGGCTCAGGCGGGGCCAAGCGCGCCACCGCGATCCTCGGGTTGACGCTGAGCCAGGCCGTGCTCGGCATCGTCACGCTGCTGCTGGTCGTGCCGCTCTGGGCCGGGCTTGCCCACCAGGCGCTCGGCTTCCTCGTGCTTGCGATGGGCGTCGTCCATGTGACGCGCACGGAAGCCGCCGCGCGGGGGTGA
- a CDS encoding O-acetylhomoserine aminocarboxypropyltransferase: MTDRAPGFHTLAIHAGAAPDAATGARATPIYQTTSFVFDDVDHAASLFGLQAFGNIYTRIGNPTNAVLEERVAALEGGTAALAVASGHAAEFLCFHALMQPGDEFVAAKKLYGGSINQFNHSYKNFGWNVIWADSDDLEAFAAAVTPKTKAIFIESIANPGGVIVDIAGISKIARKHNIPLIVDNTMATPYLIRPFEHGADIVVHSLTKFLGGHGNSIGGIIVDGGSFNWVGDDRYPMLSKPRPEYNGMVLGETFGNFAFAIATRVLGLRDMGPALSPFNAFMILTGIETLPLRMQRHCESALAVATHLSKHPAVEWVSYPGLPGDKYHDLAKHYSPKGAGAVFTFGLKGGYDAGVKLVTELKLFSHLANIGDTRSLVIHPASTTHRQLSDAQKTASGAGPQVIRLSIGLEDVQDLIDDLDQALA, translated from the coding sequence ATGACCGACCGCGCACCCGGTTTCCATACGCTCGCCATCCATGCCGGCGCCGCGCCCGATGCGGCCACCGGCGCGCGCGCCACGCCGATCTACCAGACAACCTCCTTCGTCTTCGACGACGTCGACCATGCCGCCTCGCTGTTCGGGCTGCAGGCCTTCGGCAATATCTACACCCGCATCGGCAACCCGACCAACGCCGTGCTGGAAGAGCGCGTCGCGGCGCTCGAGGGCGGCACGGCGGCGCTCGCCGTGGCCTCCGGCCATGCGGCCGAGTTCCTCTGCTTCCACGCGCTGATGCAGCCCGGCGACGAGTTCGTCGCCGCCAAGAAGCTGTATGGCGGCTCGATCAACCAGTTCAACCACTCCTACAAGAACTTCGGCTGGAACGTGATCTGGGCCGATTCCGACGATCTCGAGGCGTTTGCCGCCGCCGTGACGCCCAAGACCAAGGCGATCTTCATCGAATCCATCGCCAATCCGGGCGGCGTCATCGTCGACATCGCCGGCATCTCCAAGATCGCCCGCAAGCACAACATCCCGCTGATCGTCGACAACACCATGGCGACGCCCTACCTGATCCGCCCCTTCGAGCACGGGGCCGACATCGTCGTGCATTCGCTGACCAAGTTCCTCGGCGGGCACGGCAACTCGATCGGCGGCATCATCGTCGATGGCGGCTCGTTCAACTGGGTCGGCGACGACCGCTACCCGATGCTCTCCAAGCCGCGACCGGAGTACAACGGCATGGTGCTCGGCGAGACCTTCGGCAATTTCGCCTTCGCCATCGCGACCCGCGTGCTCGGCCTGCGCGACATGGGCCCGGCGCTCTCGCCCTTCAACGCCTTCATGATCCTGACGGGCATCGAGACGCTGCCGCTGCGCATGCAGCGCCATTGCGAGAGCGCGCTCGCGGTCGCGACCCATCTCTCGAAGCATCCGGCGGTGGAGTGGGTCAGCTATCCCGGCCTGCCCGGCGACAAGTATCACGACCTCGCCAAGCACTATTCGCCCAAGGGCGCCGGCGCGGTCTTCACCTTCGGGCTGAAGGGCGGCTACGACGCCGGCGTCAAGCTCGTCACCGAGCTCAAGCTGTTCTCGCATCTGGCCAATATCGGCGACACGCGCTCGCTGGTGATCCACCCGGCCTCGACGACGCATCGCCAGCTCAGCGACGCGCAGAAGACGGCGTCCGGCGCCGGCCCGCAGGTGATCCGCCTGTCGATCGGACTGGAAGACGTGCAGGACCTGATCGACGATCTGGATCAGGCGCTGGCCTGA
- a CDS encoding CoA-binding protein gives MSHDAYPDAQIRQILKDTKRIALVGASASEARPSWIVTKYLLDRGYDVIPVNPGLAGQTLLGKTVYGSLKDVPGPIDMVEIFRNSEAAGPLTDEALALEPLPKVIWMQLSVRNDEAAARAEAKGVTVIMNRCPKIEYGRLSGEIGWQGINSRILSSKKPVLAGKGFQKLTIHRPGT, from the coding sequence ATGTCCCACGACGCCTATCCCGACGCCCAGATCCGCCAGATCCTCAAGGACACCAAGCGCATCGCGCTGGTCGGCGCCTCGGCCAGCGAGGCGCGGCCCTCCTGGATCGTGACGAAATACCTGCTCGACCGCGGTTATGACGTCATCCCCGTCAATCCCGGCCTCGCCGGCCAGACGCTGCTGGGCAAGACCGTCTACGGTTCGCTGAAGGATGTGCCGGGCCCGATCGACATGGTCGAGATCTTCCGCAACTCGGAGGCCGCCGGGCCGCTCACCGACGAGGCGCTGGCGCTCGAACCGCTGCCGAAGGTGATCTGGATGCAGCTCTCGGTGCGCAACGACGAGGCGGCGGCGCGTGCCGAGGCGAAGGGCGTCACCGTGATCATGAACCGCTGCCCCAAGATCGAGTATGGCCGGCTCTCGGGCGAGATCGGCTGGCAGGGCATCAATTCCCGCATCCTGTCGTCGAAGAAGCCGGTGCTCGCCGGCAAGGGCTTCCAGAAGCTGACGATCCACCGCCCGGGGACGTGA